Proteins from one Thermobifida alba genomic window:
- the hemB gene encoding porphobilinogen synthase, translated as MTARFPLARPRRLRATPAMRRLVAETRVRPEELILPMFVKEGIDAPQEIGSMPGVHQHTLDSLRKSAEEAVGAGVGGIMLFGVPAAKDERGSSADDPDGIVQVALRKLAADLGDEVVLMTDLCLDEYTSHGHCGLLTDTGEVDNDATLERYASAAVAQAAAGAAVVAPSGMMDGQVGAIRAALDGAGYTGVAILAYAAKYASAFYGPFRDAAECAPQFGDRSSYQQDPANAREALREVELDLAEGADMVMVKPGLAYLDIVARVAEAVSVPVSAYQVSGEYAMVEAAARNGWLERERVILETLTSYRRAGAGQILTYWATEAARLLR; from the coding sequence ATGACGGCCCGTTTCCCGCTGGCCCGGCCGCGGCGACTGCGCGCCACGCCCGCGATGCGGCGGCTGGTCGCGGAGACGCGCGTCCGGCCGGAAGAGCTCATTCTGCCGATGTTCGTCAAGGAGGGCATCGACGCGCCGCAGGAGATCGGCTCCATGCCGGGCGTCCACCAGCACACCCTGGACAGCCTGCGCAAGAGCGCCGAGGAGGCGGTCGGGGCCGGGGTCGGCGGGATCATGCTGTTCGGCGTGCCCGCGGCCAAGGACGAGCGCGGCTCCTCCGCCGACGACCCCGACGGGATCGTGCAGGTGGCGCTGCGAAAGCTCGCCGCGGACCTCGGCGACGAGGTCGTGCTGATGACCGATCTGTGTCTGGACGAGTACACTTCGCACGGACACTGCGGACTGCTCACCGACACGGGCGAGGTCGACAACGACGCCACCCTGGAGCGCTACGCCTCCGCCGCGGTGGCCCAGGCCGCGGCCGGGGCGGCCGTGGTCGCCCCCAGCGGCATGATGGACGGCCAGGTGGGGGCGATCCGCGCCGCACTGGACGGGGCCGGGTACACCGGTGTCGCGATCCTCGCCTATGCCGCCAAGTACGCCTCGGCGTTCTACGGCCCGTTCCGCGACGCGGCCGAGTGCGCGCCGCAGTTCGGCGACCGCTCCAGCTACCAGCAGGATCCCGCCAACGCCCGGGAGGCGCTGCGCGAGGTCGAGCTGGACCTGGCCGAAGGGGCTGACATGGTGATGGTCAAACCGGGACTGGCCTACCTGGACATCGTGGCCAGGGTGGCCGAGGCCGTCTCCGTGCCCGTCTCCGCCTACCAGGTCAGCGGCGAGTACGCGATGGTCGAGGCGGCGGCCCGGAACGGCTGGCTGGAACGGGAACGGGTGATTCTGGAGACCCTCACCTCCTACCGGAGGGCGGGCGCCGGACAGATCCTCACCTACTGGGCGACCGAGGCAGCGCGTCTGCTGCGGTAG
- the hemC gene encoding hydroxymethylbilane synthase has translation MSTTPARLGTRRSTMATSQSQRVAETLTERTGVPVELVLITSFGDVTRAQLTQLGGTGVFVSALRDALLAGEVEFAVHSLKDLPTAPTDGIVLAAVTERDDPRDALCARDGLKFADLPPGSTVGTGSPRRVAQLAALRPDLRYVPIRGNAETRLGKVSSGELDAVVLAYAGLDRVGRLDDVTDVFEVEQVLPAPGQGALAVECRTADAEGALSYLGAVDHTPTRAAVTAERVILAELEAGCAAPVGAYAEFVADDRLRLRAAVVATDGSQAVRAEQTVTVTEFPDAVQAAAALGHQLAHEMIRRGADQIVADAATGRGEI, from the coding sequence ATGTCCACCACACCGGCCAGGCTCGGCACCCGCCGCAGCACCATGGCCACCAGCCAGTCCCAGAGGGTCGCCGAGACCCTCACCGAACGCACCGGGGTCCCGGTCGAACTGGTCCTCATCACCAGCTTCGGCGACGTCACCCGCGCCCAGCTGACCCAGTTGGGCGGCACCGGCGTCTTCGTCAGCGCGCTGCGCGACGCCCTGCTCGCCGGGGAGGTGGAGTTCGCCGTCCACTCCCTCAAGGACCTGCCCACCGCCCCCACCGACGGCATCGTGCTCGCCGCCGTGACCGAACGCGACGACCCCCGGGACGCCCTGTGCGCCCGCGACGGGCTGAAGTTCGCCGACCTGCCGCCCGGCTCCACCGTCGGCACCGGCTCGCCGCGCCGCGTCGCCCAGCTCGCGGCGCTCCGCCCCGACCTGCGCTACGTGCCGATCCGCGGCAACGCCGAGACCCGCCTGGGCAAGGTCTCCTCCGGCGAACTCGACGCGGTCGTGCTGGCCTACGCGGGACTGGACCGGGTAGGCCGCCTCGACGACGTCACCGACGTGTTCGAGGTCGAACAGGTCCTCCCCGCCCCCGGCCAGGGCGCACTCGCCGTGGAGTGCCGCACCGCCGACGCCGAGGGCGCCCTGAGCTACCTCGGCGCGGTCGACCACACCCCCACCCGGGCCGCGGTCACCGCCGAGCGCGTCATCCTGGCGGAACTGGAGGCCGGATGCGCCGCCCCGGTCGGCGCCTACGCCGAGTTCGTGGCCGACGACCGCCTCCGCCTGCGTGCCGCGGTCGTCGCCACCGACGGAAGCCAGGCCGTGCGCGCCGAGCAGACGGTCACCGTCACCGAGTTTCCCGACGCGGTCCAGGCGGCCGCCGCACTCGGCCACCAACTCGCCCACGAGATGATCCGGCGGGGGGCCGATCAGATCGTGGCCGACGCCGCGACGGGAAGAGGAGAGATCTGA
- a CDS encoding uroporphyrinogen-III synthase, whose protein sequence is MNPQTETPATGAEEAAKPAAGHIALVGAGPGDADLLTLRGAALLGQADVVLTFREFGPLARHREGLLRHCRPDVEVVGPDEYGDKGDAFAVAKAAQGLRVVRLYAGDPLLACRGADLAEAARDAGIEFEIAPGLPAITAVPAYAGTELMPAGTNELRVLDAADTDVDWVNAAQSKATLVVMFPDAPSEDDPEAKGPGLDRICKTLIAGGRPDTTPVTVTRMGTTTQQTTVTSTLARLAADLKASDAKGHTVPRPSLMIIGEGAQRQRKLSWFETKPLFGWRVLVPRTREQAAALSDQLRGYGAVPEEVPTISVEPPRTPQQMERAVRGLVTGRYQWVAFTSVNAVKAIRERLEDYGLDARAFAGVKVAAVGEQTAAALQAFGIHPDLQPPEDKQSGAGLVEVWPPYDAEIDPIERVLLPRADIATEVLSEGLVKLGWEIDDVTAYRTVRAAPPPAPIREAIKGGGFDAVLFTSSSTVRNLVGIAGKPHATTVIAVIGPETAKTAEEFGLRVDVRAPKASVVALAEALAEFGAAQRQAAIEAGKPVLRPSQKRRGRRRKTML, encoded by the coding sequence GTGAACCCGCAGACTGAGACCCCGGCGACCGGGGCCGAGGAAGCCGCCAAGCCCGCAGCCGGCCACATCGCGCTGGTCGGTGCCGGGCCGGGCGACGCCGACCTGCTGACGCTGCGGGGCGCCGCGCTGCTGGGGCAGGCCGACGTCGTCCTCACGTTCCGCGAGTTCGGACCGCTCGCCCGGCACCGGGAGGGGCTGCTGCGCCACTGCCGTCCGGACGTGGAGGTCGTCGGCCCCGACGAGTACGGGGACAAGGGAGACGCGTTCGCGGTCGCCAAGGCGGCCCAGGGACTGCGCGTGGTCCGGCTCTACGCCGGTGACCCGCTGCTGGCCTGCCGGGGCGCCGACCTGGCCGAGGCCGCCCGCGACGCGGGCATCGAGTTCGAGATCGCACCGGGGCTCCCCGCGATCACCGCGGTTCCCGCCTACGCGGGGACCGAGCTGATGCCCGCCGGCACCAACGAGCTCCGGGTGCTCGACGCCGCCGACACCGACGTGGACTGGGTCAACGCCGCGCAGAGCAAGGCCACCCTGGTCGTGATGTTCCCCGACGCGCCCAGCGAGGACGACCCGGAGGCGAAGGGACCCGGCCTCGACCGGATCTGCAAGACCCTCATCGCGGGCGGCCGTCCCGACACCACCCCGGTCACGGTGACCCGGATGGGGACGACCACCCAGCAGACCACCGTCACCTCCACCCTGGCCCGCCTGGCCGCCGACCTGAAGGCCTCCGACGCCAAGGGCCACACGGTTCCCCGCCCGTCCCTGATGATCATCGGGGAGGGGGCGCAACGCCAGCGGAAGCTCTCCTGGTTCGAGACCAAGCCGCTGTTCGGCTGGCGGGTCCTGGTACCGCGCACCCGCGAGCAGGCCGCGGCCCTCTCCGACCAGCTGCGCGGCTACGGGGCGGTGCCCGAGGAGGTCCCCACCATCTCGGTGGAGCCGCCGCGCACCCCGCAGCAGATGGAGCGGGCGGTCCGCGGCCTGGTCACCGGCCGCTACCAGTGGGTGGCCTTCACCTCCGTCAACGCGGTCAAGGCCATCCGCGAGCGTCTGGAGGACTACGGTCTGGACGCGCGCGCCTTCGCCGGGGTGAAGGTCGCCGCGGTGGGGGAGCAGACCGCCGCCGCGCTGCAGGCGTTCGGCATCCACCCCGACCTGCAGCCGCCCGAGGACAAGCAGTCCGGAGCGGGCCTGGTCGAGGTGTGGCCGCCCTACGACGCCGAGATCGACCCGATCGAGCGGGTGCTGCTGCCGCGCGCCGACATCGCCACCGAGGTCCTCTCCGAGGGCCTGGTCAAACTCGGCTGGGAGATCGACGACGTCACCGCCTACCGCACCGTGCGCGCCGCGCCCCCGCCCGCGCCCATCCGCGAGGCCATCAAGGGCGGCGGGTTCGACGCGGTGCTGTTCACCTCCTCCTCCACGGTCCGCAACCTCGTCGGCATCGCGGGCAAACCGCACGCCACCACGGTGATCGCCGTGATCGGGCCGGAGACCGCCAAGACCGCCGAGGAGTTCGGGCTGCGCGTGGACGTGCGCGCGCCGAAGGCGTCGGTGGTGGCGCTGGCCGAGGCGCTCGCGGAGTTCGGCGCGGCCCAGCGGCAGGCCGCGATCGAGGCGGGCAAGCCGGTGCTGCGCCCCAGCCAGAAGCGCCGGGGCCGCCGCCGCAAGACCATGCTGTGA
- a CDS encoding redox-sensing transcriptional repressor Rex, whose protein sequence is MTSRPSRPRDRGIPEATVARLPLYLRALQALSERGTPTVSSGELAAATGVNSAKLRKDLSHLGSYGTRGVGYDVEYLIYQISRELGLTQDWSVAIIGVGNLGRALANYGGFGTRGFRIAALLDEAPEVVGSRVAGLTVRHIDNLEDVVSDENVSIGVIATPAKAAQGVCDRFVAAGVTSILNFAPVVLNVPDHVDVRKVDLSIELQILAFHEQRKSAGRRGPDWMDVLEV, encoded by the coding sequence GCCGTCCGTCACGGCCTCGGGATAGGGGTATCCCGGAGGCGACAGTCGCCAGACTCCCGTTGTACCTGCGTGCGCTGCAGGCACTGAGTGAACGGGGAACACCCACGGTATCGTCCGGGGAGCTGGCCGCGGCGACGGGGGTCAACTCCGCCAAGCTCCGCAAGGACCTCTCCCACCTGGGGTCCTACGGGACCCGCGGAGTGGGCTACGACGTCGAGTACCTCATCTACCAGATCTCCCGTGAGCTTGGTCTCACCCAGGACTGGTCCGTGGCCATCATCGGCGTGGGCAACCTGGGCCGCGCACTGGCCAACTACGGAGGCTTCGGGACCCGCGGGTTCCGGATCGCGGCACTGCTGGACGAAGCCCCCGAAGTGGTGGGGTCCCGCGTGGCCGGGCTGACCGTACGGCATATTGACAACCTGGAGGACGTTGTCAGCGATGAGAACGTCTCGATCGGAGTGATCGCCACTCCGGCGAAGGCCGCTCAGGGGGTGTGCGACCGGTTCGTCGCGGCCGGCGTCACCAGCATCCTGAACTTCGCCCCGGTGGTACTCAATGTGCCCGACCACGTCGATGTGCGTAAGGTCGACCTGTCCATCGAACTCCAGATCCTGGCCTTCCACGAGCAGCGCAAGTCCGCGGGCCGCCGGGGACCGGACTGGATGGACGTTCTGGAGGTCTGA
- a CDS encoding glutamyl-tRNA reductase — protein MSVLALGVSHRSSPVALLERMALSGEVRLKLMAEMVNTPAVNEAMVVSTCNRTEVYADVEQFHPGVAAICELLSDYTGVSLDELTRHCYVHYEERAVQHLFSVACGLDSMVVGEGQILGQVRNALKDAQYVGTLGRVLNDLGQRALRVGKRAHTETRLDQAGASMVSFGLTVAGRYLPAAADPRDRTAPAACPVDGDLAEEVTAALPAPQALTGRRVMVLGAGSMSALSANTVARQGAGLVLVANRTPERAERLAECLTEGYESVRSRAVPFEEAAAHLADVDLVISCTGAQGVVLTAEEVAAAGDRTARPLVFLDLALPHDIDKAVRDLPGVYLVGIEDLREAAEDTDAAGQVADLAAVRDIVAEEVAEYQAVRSAERVAPTVVALRSKAQLVVESELERLNGRLPGIDDRTRAEITRTVRRVVDKLLHQPTVRVKQLATGPDGAVYAEALRELFDLDPAIPDAVVKPGAALGEER, from the coding sequence ATGAGTGTCCTCGCCCTGGGCGTGAGCCACCGGAGTTCGCCCGTGGCGCTGCTTGAGCGCATGGCGCTGAGCGGTGAGGTCCGTCTCAAGCTCATGGCGGAGATGGTCAACACCCCCGCCGTGAACGAGGCGATGGTGGTCTCCACCTGCAACCGCACCGAGGTCTACGCCGACGTCGAGCAGTTCCACCCGGGAGTGGCCGCCATCTGCGAGCTGCTCTCCGACTACACCGGTGTTTCCCTGGACGAACTCACCCGGCACTGCTACGTGCACTACGAGGAGCGCGCCGTCCAGCACCTGTTCTCCGTCGCCTGCGGGCTGGACTCCATGGTCGTGGGCGAGGGGCAGATCCTCGGCCAGGTGCGCAACGCGCTCAAGGACGCCCAGTACGTCGGCACCCTCGGCCGGGTCCTCAACGACCTCGGCCAGCGCGCCCTGCGCGTCGGCAAGCGCGCGCACACCGAGACCCGCCTCGACCAGGCCGGGGCCAGCATGGTCAGCTTCGGCCTGACCGTCGCCGGACGGTACCTGCCCGCCGCGGCCGACCCCCGGGACCGAACCGCCCCCGCCGCCTGCCCCGTCGACGGCGACCTCGCCGAGGAGGTCACCGCCGCGCTGCCCGCCCCGCAGGCCCTCACCGGCCGCCGGGTCATGGTGCTGGGCGCGGGGTCCATGAGCGCGCTGTCGGCCAACACCGTCGCCCGGCAGGGCGCCGGCCTGGTCCTCGTCGCCAACCGCACCCCCGAACGCGCCGAACGGCTGGCCGAGTGCCTCACCGAGGGGTACGAGTCGGTGCGCAGCCGCGCCGTGCCGTTCGAGGAGGCCGCCGCCCACCTCGCCGACGTCGACCTGGTCATCTCCTGCACCGGAGCCCAGGGCGTCGTGCTCACCGCGGAGGAGGTGGCCGCCGCCGGCGACCGCACCGCCCGCCCCCTGGTCTTCCTGGACCTGGCGCTGCCGCACGACATCGACAAGGCCGTACGCGACCTGCCCGGCGTTTACCTCGTCGGCATCGAGGACCTGCGCGAGGCCGCGGAGGACACCGACGCGGCCGGACAGGTCGCCGACCTCGCCGCGGTGCGCGACATCGTCGCCGAGGAGGTGGCCGAGTACCAGGCGGTCCGCAGCGCCGAGCGCGTCGCCCCCACCGTGGTCGCCCTGCGCAGCAAGGCCCAGTTGGTGGTGGAGAGCGAACTGGAGCGCCTGAACGGGCGGCTGCCCGGCATCGACGACCGCACCCGCGCCGAGATCACCCGCACTGTGCGCCGGGTCGTCGACAAACTGCTGCACCAACCCACTGTGCGGGTCAAACAGTTGGCGACCGGCCCCGACGGGGCCGTCTACGCCGAAGCCCTGCGCGAACTGTTCGACCTCGACCCGGCAATCCCCGACGCGGTCGTCAAGCCCGGCGCCGCGCTCGGTGAGGAGAGATGA